The genome window tgtGGGAGCCATCAGTCATGTTGTAGAAGGAGACGTCCCCTGCGTCGTAGTCCAAGAAAACCCCCACCCTGTGAGAAAACCTCTTCTCAAAAACAGTGTCAGGGACAGTCCAGGCACAATAGCCATGTTCAAACCGCCCCACGACCCAGAACCCCCTGTCTGGGGACTCTCTGTACCAGCCTTCCCTTTTCACGTCCCCCCTGCAGACCCCCAGAGCCCACTCGCTGTTGTCCCCGTCGGTGACCGCCACCTCCCAGTGCCAGCGCCCTGATGTGATGCCCTCAAGGCCCAGCACGCTGCAGGTAGAAAATGAGTCTTCATGGGAGTCCTTCAAGGTCACACTCATCTTTTCATGAGAGATGACCAGGCCGGGATGAGCAGAGTCTGGATTGAGGGTGACGAGCCCTGCAGAGAGAGGGGCAAACTCTGAGAAGCCCTGTCCCGCCCCTCAACACGGGCACCAATCCCCCCTAACACTTAGCTACATGGGGGGACGGCTAAGCCCCCTGAGGTGAGAGCCTTGTGACTCAAGCCCAGTGCCCTCCAAACAGGAGAAGGAACCACAGGACTTATTTGGGGTTAGATGTGTCACATGGACCTTGAGGACCAGCCTGGACACCAACAGTGAGGAATATCTATTTAACCGCCAgtgtcagccagagccaccagccccGAACACGGTTTAAACAAGGGGTCCGTCCATCCCAGAAcaggaaacacagagaacagaacaTCAGACCCCTCTCCTGGTTAAAGCCCTCAGCCATCCATTTCCCTGGAGATTTCAGGATAGCCCAGCTCCAGGGATGGCGCCAGTGTCTCCGTCACCACAGAGCACTGAGGAGGGCCGAGGTTGTGGGGACAGCTGGAGGAGCACCCAGAAAACACAGTCACTCGGCcttgtctggttggctcagtggtagagcatcagtccagcgtgtagaagtccctggttcgattcttcgtcaggacacacaggagaagtgaccatctgcttccccacccttcccactctcccctttctctctctctgtctctttttctttctctcaattcccttccttcagccatggctagaatgagcaagttggcccccagtaCTAatgatggctccgtggccttgcctcaggcactagaatagctgggtttctgagcaacagagcatccctcccagatgggcagaacattgtcccAGACTGGGGTTACTGGCTGGAGcctagtcggggtgcatgcgggaagtCTATCCCAccacctctgcctctcacttgataaataGAAACACAGTCACTCACAGGACGGGAACTTCTCCTGCCGCCAATCTGCAAGAGAGCCACGTGTCACGTCAGAGATTTGCAGACATTGGTCGGAACCTACTTTTCTGAAACACACTGATGCAGGATTTACAGGGGAGGTGTTTGGGGAACTCTCAGCTGGTGCATTTGTTTCCttttgatacacacacacacacacacacacacacacacagttgtcaCGCTGCCACCTCCCCATGAAAGTTAAGCCATAAATGTAAACACTCAGAGACTGAGAGTCCAGATACCGTCCTGAACACAGGGACCCAGACTTGAGTATCAGAGCTGCTTTCTCGAGTCCTGAGCCAGACAACCATCCTGAACGCTAGGTTTTCTTGAAAAGAACTGGGTATGAAAATGTCCATTTAcaccctggccgtttggctccatggtagagcattggcccagcatgtcaatgtcccaagttcgattcctggtcagggcacacaggagaaacaattatctgcttctccacccctttccctcccctgctctctccctctctatctctcccttcccatcccagAGCtgtggctcagttagagcaagttggccccaggtgcagagtatggctccatggcctcacctcaggcactaaaatagctcggttaccaAGCAACAggacaatggccccagatgggcagagcatcgccccataagaagcttgccaggtgaatcccggtcagggtgcacgcgggagtctgtctctctgcctccccacttctcacttaagggggggggggaatgtccATTTATTAATGAAGAACGAATTAAGCTGAACTTGTAAGTTGTCTGTAAGCCGTGGGAAGAGAGAACGCAGCCTGTCTGGGCTGAACTCGGAGGATGACTGAGCTGTGAGTGCAGAGAACTCGGGATCCAGGTCAGAGAAGTCCCGCCCAGTTAGGAGGCAAcagagaggaggctgggaagggagatgaggtcAAAGCAGGAAAGACATGCGTTCAGTAAGAGGACAGACACTaacagattttcttcttcttttcacggttggtggaagaaaaaaaatcaactctctATCTGTATAGATGAACCTATATATATTGACCTGTCCTCTGCTCCCCAGAGAGACTGAAAGCTCCCAGGAGAGACCCTGCTGTGCCCCCCCAAAGATGCCCATGTCCTATGCCCAGCACCGCTGACACCTTCCAGAGAGACATCGCTGATCTGTCCTCATGACTGACCTCTCCTCTGTCACTGCACCAGGAAGTACCAatagagaccctggccggttggctcagtggtagagcattggcccagtgtgtggaagtcccaggttccattcccggccagggcacacaggagaagtgcccatctgcttctccacccctcccctctccttcctctctgtctctctcttcccctcccgcagccaaggctccattggagcaaagttggcccgggcgctggggatggctccatggcctctgcctcagggtctagaatggctccagttgcagcagagcatcatcccagatgggcagagcatcaccccctggtgggcatgccgggtgggtcccagtcaggcacatgaggtGGTCTGCTTGCCTGCctgcccgcttctcacttcagaaaaatacaaaaacgatAAGAAGTACCAACAGAACAGGGAGTGTTCAGGACGGATGGCTGACCCTAACGGTGACCTGCAATCCAGGACGGGCCCACAGTGCAGAAGAGCTGTGTCCCAGTGAGGGGTCCCTGCACTCTCAGATGGAGGGCACACACGTGACAAGGAGAGCAGGGACGCCAGCCCCACCCTGGTGTGGGGTGCACtgacagagaaggggacagggtGGAGGCTGCGGAGGGGAGGCCACAGGAAGTGAGTCCCTTACCTGCATACAGCTGGGCCTTCCTCCAGGCTGAAAGGGAACACACCCCAGTGAGAGCTCAGCCCCAACAAGCCTGCTCAGCACCGTCTCCTGCCTCCTCTGTCCCACAGGGGAGACCACCCACAGGCAGAGGCTGGGAGGGGACGGCCTCTGTCACCTGCGGCCAGCAGGGGTGGCGGGAAACCCCGACCCCAGCCAGGAAGCCCTCATTACAGGCGGAGTGCCACCACTGCCGGCCGCAGCCGTGTGACCTGTGGGTGGCCGCTTAGCTGTCCTGTGCTGAAACAACCTCAGAATCTCCTGTGTCCCTTGCTGCTTAGGGTTGCCATTGGGGGTGAAAAATCATAGTCGGTATTGAAAACgtttaggaaataaaatataaattattcccTAGTTGTATGAAAACACTTTTCTGTCCAATCTGTTTCTAATAAAAGTGTAACTCAGGCCCagctagctggctcagtggtacaacATCAgccggcatgtagatgtcctgggtttgattcccagacagggcacacaggagaagtgaccatctgcttctccactcctcccctttctccctccctccctccctccctccctctctctctctctctctctctttctctgtctctctctctgcctctctctctctctctctctctctttttctcttctcctcaggTGTCAAGGCTTGATTGACTTGAGCAatttagccccaggtgctgaggatgtctcaaTAGCCccactcaggcactaaaaatatctcggtTGCCGGGCAATGATGCAAACAAACCCTCATATAGGCAGAAgttcaccccctactgggcttgccaggtggatctggattgaggcacatgcagaagtctgtctctgcctccctcttctcattaatttaaataaaaagtataagtcACAAAGTGGATTAACTTAAAGACAAGGATGTGAGGTGAGCTCTGGGGTAAAGGAGTCAATCGTTCTCAGGTCAGTTATTTCTAAAGATAAGCATCTCTGTCCTCGGGCACTGACACCCCTTCCATCCCATCCCCTGTGTGGTAACCCGGTCCCCCCACGACATATTGATCAGCAAGCACCTCAGGGACTGGGGAGAACAGACTCCCTGGCTGGTGTCTCAGGGGGGGAGGAGGCCACAATCCTAAACTGATTGACCCCGTTTATTTACGTGGCTGCATTCCAGGTGCTGATTGGGAGCAGGGGGCATTGAAGACTAGAAAACTAGCCAGACGGTGGGTGGGTCAGGGCGGGAATGAGACTCGGGATGATGACAGTCTCCGGGGCCTCCGTCCAACCTGATTCCCAGCACTGGGGGGTTTTGGGGGACAGCAGCCGCAGCCCAGAGAGCCCGGGGACCAGGGTTCTACATCCCACGGGCTCCACTTGCACCCCCAGAAACAAGGAGACAGAAACAAGGAGAGGGACTCCCAGGCACAGGTGGGACAACAGAACCAAGGACATGTGGAGAGTCACTCACCAGCCAGGTAAACTGTCTTCCTCCACTCTGAAAGACAACACAGGAAACACGAGAGCTAAGAACCAGAATGTCAGCCTTGGTCGgatggctcactggatagagcttcagcctggcatatggacgtcccgggttccattaccagtcagggcacacaggagaagcaaccatccacttctctactcctccctctctcccttctctctctctttccttcccacagccagtagctcaattggtttgagtgtcggccctgggcactgaggacggctcatTGGAAGtatctcctcaggcactaaaaatagctcacttgattaaagcatgagccccagatgttatgtgagagtttgtctcattatttctcctcctcccacttaaaaaaagaaaaaagaaccagaatGTGTCCCATGAAGGGGACACAAACAGATCAGGAGAAGAAGCAGAACTTACCAAGCTGAGCCTGGAGTTCatctgaaagagagagaaaaccatcCTGAATTCCCAGAAAGACAGTGAGCCTGGGCATGCACGACAAAGGATCTCTCTCTACCCCAGAACTTCCGACTCCAACCTCCCACCCCCGAGCTTCCAGCTGCCCTCCCTGAATCTCCGCAGCCTCCTGCTCTGGGCTGAGGGCCCTGTGTCTCCCTAGAGCGCTGAAGCCCTGGAGTCTGGCATGGCCACCGGCCTGTCCCTCCCGGCACTGGCCTCCACGTCCACCAGCCTTACCTCTGGTCTTCAACGCCTCCTCCTTAGTCTGCCTGTCCTTCTCCTTAGCCCCGCGCAACGTTGCCTGTTCTCTGCGCGCCTTCGCCCACATGGAGTGCTGTCTCCAGGTGTAATAGCCAGCCCCAAAGAGTAGGATCCCCAGCACGGCCAGGCTCCCCAGGAAAGGCCACATTCCTGGTGGCCAGGGAGACACCTGGGGGAAGAACGGCTCTGCGCCCAGCCAGGGACCCATCAGAATCCTAGTTCAGTacagcccagccccgccccgcggGATCACGGCCCCGCCCCCTCATCCAGCTCCGCTGGGagaccccgcccccctccttcaaCCCTGGGAGACCCCGCCCCCTCCAGCTCCGCGGGGCGACCAGCAGCACTGACCCGGGATGAAGATGGCCATCGCCTTCTCCTGGCCCAGGATGGGGTTCAGCAGGGAGCAGGTCACGTTGCCCGCGGAGCGCTCTCTCACCACCAGGGCGGCCTCCACGCTGTACAGCCCCTCAGCGTCTCGGGCGTGGGCCTCAGAGAAGGCC of Saccopteryx bilineata isolate mSacBil1 chromosome 1, mSacBil1_pri_phased_curated, whole genome shotgun sequence contains these proteins:
- the LOC136324563 gene encoding butyrophilin-like protein 1 gives rise to the protein MPLQPGPASAAPISPHEGPDTSLGSGSRFGALSVDSGSAGVPGPSLAAAAFSVARAVPGFRSSSRRTWSVSAAWLCAAISAPCSSSSRCSLARAQNGWEQTEELMAQYAGRTSLDREFLTQGQAAVVIHKVQASDNGLYSCFFRKGRFYEEATLELKVAGVGSAPRVHITGPEEDGVRVACSASGWFPKPQVQWRDLRGEKLLAFSEAHARDAEGLYSVEAALVVRERSAGNVTCSLLNPILGQEKAMAIFIPEPFFPQVSPWPPGMWPFLGSLAVLGILLFGAGYYTWRQHSMWAKARREQATLRGAKEKDRQTKEEALKTRDELQAQLEWRKTVYLAAWRKAQLYADWRQEKFPSWLVTLNPDSAHPGLVISHEKMSVTLKDSHEDSFSTCSVLGLEGITSGRWHWEVAVTDGDNSEWALGVCRGDVKREGWYRESPDRGFWVVGRFEHGYCAWTVPDTVFEKRFSHRVGVFLDYDAGDVSFYNMTDGSHIFSFPSASFSGILFPYFMLMSGGVSLAIRPKVGGPEGLPVPLSLPGEGLSSASGVDEVECPLLSCNVEPTLPSLL